One Dermatophagoides farinae isolate YC_2012a chromosome 6, ASM2471394v1, whole genome shotgun sequence genomic window carries:
- the LOC124493956 gene encoding uncharacterized protein LOC124493956 codes for MNMTNQNNNRNDINNDGNKSDTKNKIIALNHHTNSNHWWKVCWFYDQQQQHQHQHGSIINSLKQNRKYFTLPNRRLLRQSTTSQMQNINKKCAEQIHSNGTNNNNKNIFESSTPTTVKNNDDNVNDHHSVVTPPPQSSMARDHHHPNGKIIHYQTNESKSQMKNSNRIHHLVDDHHHNNHLIINNNKMMMMMNDQLTNKKSSKSMTTLPLVVVDTNNLNMEKTTTTAAATALFTLPRNRRNPTSVVDVSVNGKEIVVHSLPYNNNVQRQQQQQQSNPFYMNHLIAANRIAQPFVASWKNRMKSLQESTATILINNNNHNHQRISQFMAQYKGSAWREKQLQYQMPDHDDEQLFNNQSNHHHQKQQQQQYSAEFKFLRHKRRKASIRTELCQLQQQQQSQPCYKCKTEIDSQIHCVKAIIPSNESSSSNQRRSHRLYRYYHIDCFTCCECNQVLVDLKGFVHPENDNHGSSSSYKLYCGRHFVELFKPRCPQCQRLIFDDECTEAEGKAWHIGHFCCTECQRSLGGQQYIMAHSNIDRRKSSSSSTGEPKKPYCLTCFDILFGDLCEECGELIGCETGAIVHDGRSWHADHRCFRCSLCMKNLLGQPFLPAMDGRIYCSISCSQAMQAHRKKRLKQRQQQQQQHQTTPPPISDNHIENQSPGPSSTSSSSLMQFRRSQMVDYVEFIKKNNQCFTSKYDWSKEQEFVDVVEHSSVNDVSSQTTTTTEISEDQNENLQRLTNGHFDNINQQMLKSSGHFIPPWPSNSTNIRSSMSNDQSNWQTSPPPEYCNLLVNSDNSSNCSSLINITRKLYTRIDSIPENVSLDSNSKSSQETDNSISLQSPSTTKNERQAQDQPRPTKTANLTAVKSNKSVSFDPNIEDKQSNQGIRMKKTKRHIHSYRSSSLSKNNCDDDPYDSCSSCSTCSLSTSSTTSSSDDDGDDRFDLDFQQFLTMGHINNDNDKKQPSTNQFNGNNNDACVIS; via the exons cgctgaacaaattcattcaaatggaacgaataacaacaacaagaacataTTCGAATCATCCACACCAACAACAgtcaaaaataatgatgacaatgtgaatgatcatcatagtgTTGTGACACCGCCACCACAGTCTTCGATGGCTcgagatcatcatcatcctaaTGGCAAAATCATACATTaccaaacaaatgaatccaaatcacagatgaaaaattcaaatcgaatACATCATCtggttgatgatcatcatcataataatcatttaatcattaataacaataagatgatgatgatgatgaatgatcaattgacaaacaaaaaatcaagcaAGTCAATGACCACATTGccattggttgttgttgatacaaataatttgaatatggaaaaaacaacaacaacagcagcagcaacagcattGTTTACATTACCAAGAAATCGACGAAATCCAACATCTGTTGTCGATGTATCTGTAAATGGTAAAGAAATAGTCGTACATTCATTACCATATAACAACAATgtacaacgacaacaacaacaacaacaatcgaatccATTCTAtatgaatcatttgattgcCGCAAATCGAATTGCACAGCCATTTGTTGCTTCCTGGAAGAATCGTATGAAAAGCTTGCAGGAATCGACTGCAACGATactcatcaataataataatcataatcatcaacgaatTAGCCAATTTATGGCTCAATATAAAg GATCAGCTTGGCGTGAAAAACAACTCCAATATCAAATGcctgatcatgatgatgaacaattatttaataatcaatcaaatcatcatcatcaaaaacaacaacaacaacaatattcagctgaatttaaattcttaCGACATAAACGTCGTAAAGCATCGATAAGAACTGAACTATGTCAacttcaacaacagcaacaatcacAACCATGTTATAAG tGTAAAACCGAAATTGACAGCCAAATACATTGTGTCAAGGCAATCATACCAAGTAACGAATCTTCATCGTCAAATCAACGACGATCACATCGATTATATCGATATTATcatattgattgttttaCCTGCTGTGAATGTAATCAAGTTTTGGTCGATTTAAAAGGATTTGTTCATCCGGAAAACGATAATCATGGATCCTCCTCATCATATAAACTTTATTGTGGCCGTCATTTTGTTGAACTATTTAAACCACGTTGTCCACAATGTCAACGACttatattcgatgatgaatgtacGGAAGCGGAAGGTAAAGCCTGGCATATTGGTCACTTTTGCTGTACTGAATGTCAACGATCATTGGGCGGACAACAATATATTATGGCGCATTCAAATATTGACCGccgaaaatcatcatcctcatcaacAGGTGAACCGAAAAAACCATATTGTCTCACCTGTTTCGATATACTATTCGGTGATCTTTGTGAAGAATGTGGTGAATTAATTGGTTGTGAAACCGGTGCCATCGTACACGATGGTCGATCATGGCATGCTGATCATCGATGTTTTCGCTGTTCATTGTGTATGAAAAATCTACTTGGACAGCCATTTTTACCTGCTATGGATGGTCGTATCTATTGTTCCATTTCATGTTCACAAGCGATGCAAGCACACCGTAAAAAACGTCttaaacaacgacaacagcaacagcaacaacatcaaacTACACCTCCACCAATTTCTGATAATCACATTGAAAACCAATCACCTGGGCCatcttcaacatcatcatcatcattaatgcaATTTCGTCGTAGTCAAATGGTCGATTATgttgaattcatcaaaaagaaTAATCAATGTTTCACATCGAAATATGATTGGTCTAAAGAACAggaatttgttgatgttgtcgaACATTCTAGTGTGAATGATGTATCATCacaaacaacgacgacaaccgAAATTAGTGAAgatcaaaacgaaaatttacAACGATTAACCAACGGtcattttgataatattAACCAACAAATGTTAAAATCATCTGGCCATTTCATTCCACCTTGGCCATCGAATTCAACTAATATTCGATCATCGATGAGCAATGATCAATCCAATTGGCaaacatcaccaccaccagaatATTGTAATCTACTCGTCAATAGTGACAATTCATccaattgttcatcattgatcaatataaCACGGAAACTATATACACGGATCGATTCAATTCCAGAAAATGTATCACTAGATTCGAATTCCAAGAGTTCTCAGGAAACCGACAATAGTATTTCTTTACAATCACCATCGACAACGAAAAATGAGAGACAAGCACAAGACCAACCCCGACCAACGAAAACGGCTAATCTGACGGCCGTCAAGTCAAACAAATCGGTATCATTTGATCCGAATATTGAGGATAAACAAAGTAATCAAGGAAtccgaatgaaaaaaacaaaacgtcATATTCACAgttatcgatcatcatcattatcaaagaataattgtgatgatgacccGTATGattcatgttcatcatgTTCAACAtgttcattatcaacatcatccacAACCTCTTCAAGTGATGACGATGGCgatgatcgatttgatttagattttcaacaatttcttACCATGGGccatattaataatgataatgataaaaaacagCCATCTACAAATCAGTTTAATggtaacaataatgatgcgTGTGTTATATCTTAG